Proteins from a genomic interval of Trifolium pratense cultivar HEN17-A07 linkage group LG6, ARS_RC_1.1, whole genome shotgun sequence:
- the LOC123891088 gene encoding long chain acyl-CoA synthetase 1-like isoform X4, whose translation MKSFATKVEEGREGTNGKLSVGPVYRNLLSEDQFPPSDPDLTTAWDIFSEAVKKYPQNRMLGWREYVNGKFGSYVWKTYKQVYDEVMHIGSALHASGAQPGSRIGVYGSNCPQWIVAMEACCAHSLVCVPLYDTLGSGAVNFIIDHAEIDFVFVQDKKVLQLLDPDCKSASRLKAMVCFTSLTNEEKDKATNIGIKPYSWEEFLHMGKENPSTILPPQAHNICTIMYTSGTSGDPKGVVLTHENITYFVRGMDIFMEQFEEKMTVEDVYLSFLPLAHILDRTIEEYFFHKGASVGYYHGDLTALRDDLMELKPTLFAGVPRVFEKVYEGIKKAVEELNPVRRTVFGLLYKHKLGWMNKGYKHCKASPFADLLAFRKVKARLGGRVRLIIAGGAPLSSEIEEFLRVTSCAFVCQGYGLTETCGSTTLAYPDEMCMLGTVGPVSIYNELQLEEVPEMGYNPLGSPSCGEICLRGKTVFTSYHKNPELTRETIKDGWFHTGDIGEMQPNGVVKIIDRKKNLIKLSQGEYIALEHLENVYGITPIVEDVWVYGNSFKSVLVAVVVPNEDIAKKWSYSNGYMAPFSELCSFDQFKKYVLSELKLTAERNKLKGFEQIKGVILDPHPFDMDRELVTATMKKRRNIMLKYYQVEIDEEYQRLTGDRHTI comes from the exons ATGAAGAGTTTTGCTACTAAAGTAGAAGAAGGAAGAGAAGGTACAAATGGCAAGCTATCTGTAGGTCCGGTATATCGTAACCTTCTATCCGAAGATCAATTTCCACCGTCCGATCCTGATCTAACTACTGCTTGGGATATTTTCAG TGAGGCTGTGAAAAAGTATCCTCAAAACCGTATGTTAGGATGGCGCGAATATGTTAATGGAAAG tttGGATCATATGTTTGGAAAACATATAAGCAAGTTTATGATGAAGTGATGCATATTGGTTCTGCTCTACATGCATCTGGTGCTCAACCT GGATCAAGAATTGGAGTATATGGATCAAACTGTCCTCAATGGATTGTAGCAATGGAG GCTTGTTGTGCTCATAGTTTGGTTTGTGTGCCTCTATATGATACCCTTG GGTCTGGTGCTGTAAATTTTATCATAGATCATGCCGAAATAGATTTCGTGTTTGTTCAAGATAAGAAGGTTTTGCAA CTTTTGGATCCTGATTGTAAATCTGCTTCAAGATTGAAAG CTATGGTTTGTTTCACTTCATTAACAAATGAAGAGAAAGATAAAGCAACCAACATTGGGATTAAGCCATATTCATGGGAAGAGTTCTTGCATATG GGAAAAGAAAATCCATCAACTATTTTACCACCACAAGCTCATAATATATGCACAATAATGTATACTAGTGGAACAAGTGGAGACCCTAAAGGTGTTGTTTTGACACATGAAAAtattacttattttgtaagaggAATGGATATTTTCATGGAACAATTTGAAGAAAAG atgactGTTGAAGATGTGTATTTATCCTTCCTCCCTTTAGCTCATATCCTTGATCGTACAATTGAGGAGTATTTCTTCCATAAGGGTGCATCTGTTGGCTACTACCATGGG GATCTAACAGCATTAAGGGATGATTTAATGGAATTGAAACCAACATTGTTTGCTGGTGTCCCTAGAGTCTTTGAAAAGGTCTATGAAG GTATCAAGAAAGCAGTGGAAGAGCTCAATCCAGTGAGAAGAACAGTCTTTGGCTTGCTCTACAAACA TAAACTTGGTTGGATGAACAAAGGATACAAACATTGTAAAGCATCACCATTTGCTGACCTATTAGCATTTAGAAAG GTCAAAGCTCGATTAGGGGGGCGTGTTCGACTAATTATAGCTGGAGGTGCACCGTTGAGTTCTGAGATTGAAGAATTTTTGCGTGTTACTTCTTGTGCTTTTGTATGTCAAGGATATG GTTTGACTGAAACTTGTGGATCAACTACTCTTGCCTATCCTGACGAAATGTGCATGCTTGGTACTGTTGGTCCTGTATCTATATACAATGAGCTACAACTAGAAGAAGTTCCAGAGATGGGTTACAATCCTCTTGGAAGTCCTTCATGTGGTGAGATATGTCTTAGAGGGAAAACTGTATTCACTAGCTACCACAAAAACCCTGAGTTAACAAGGGAAACCATAAAAGATGGATGGTTTCATACAG GGGACATAGGAGAAATGCAACCTAATGGTGTTGTTAAGATTATTGATAGGAAGAAGAATCTTATTAAACTTTCTCAAGGAGAGTATATTGCACTTGAGCATTTAGAAAATGTATATGGAATCACTCCAATAGTAGAAGAT GTTTGGGTTTATGGAAATAGCTTCAAGTCAGTGCTAGTTGCGGTAGTGGTTCCAAATGAAGACATTGCCAAAAAATGGTCATATTCAA ATGGTTACATGGCTCCTTTCTCTGAACTATGTTCTTTTGACCAATTCAAGAAATATGTGCTATCCGAATTGAAGTTGACAGCTGAGAGAAATAAG CTTAAGGGGTTTGAACAAATCAAAGGAGTCATATTAGATCCACATCCATTTGACATGGATAGAGAGTTGGTGACTGCAACaatgaaaaagagaagaaatattATGCTCAAGTATTATCAG GTTGAAATAGATGAAGAATACCAAAGATTAACAGGAGATAGGCATACAATTTGA
- the LOC123891089 gene encoding putative F-box/FBD/LRR-repeat protein At4g03220, producing the protein MKRCNKLKKIELPDSVMSYIFSMLSLKDLVKTSALSKQWIREWGLRTDLNFDLYNMFDYNTIQDLPKSIPSLPIFQTFHFQSEFATRLDQFMLHYQGAVIHSIRLNFPLGEDDTDVIDRLISKAITKGVKRIELLFPIEIKDFDEYSVTGPIFPYKLSLTLLSGTDSLTYLHLYNCWLAKEPADFSGLKNLTTIVMDRLVEDYYTHMLSQLFSECLQIEDATFKNCKLKWPIKITGPKLRHLNIINCGFGVYSPKMIDIDALNLSSFEFSGINTKHISVMAPRLLNVFWNAAVREKNQYPFSTIAKLTHIENLAMIITPSQIEELTDELVRFQNLRQLELFIEGAYDPNMDYFWILDIAMASQHLHKFSLTVRNLQPEHSHMVGFKRQKREYAGFTHNNLKYVKFCGCVCSINVIALASHLLRNASSLEKMTFSSCDKFYIGVGGWTNDSDGCCGFEHNIIHEMLKDEVNEQCQLIIL; encoded by the exons ATGAAGAGGTGTAACAAGCTTAAGAAGATTGAGTTGCCTGATTCTGTTATGTCGTATATATTTTCCATGTTAAGTTTGAAGGATTTGGTTAAAACCAGTGCATTGTCCAAACAATGGATTCGCGAATGGGGACTAAGGACAGACCTCAACTTTGATCTCTATAACATGTTTGATTATAATACAATTCAAGACTTACCAAAAAGTATTCCAAGTCTTCCAATCTTTCAAACTTTTCACTTTCAATCTGAATTTGCCACTAGACTGGATCAATTCATGCTGCATTATCAAGGTGCCGTCATCCATTCAATTCGACTAAATTTTCCATTAGGCGAGGATGATACTGATGTCATTGATAGACTCATCTCCAAAGCAATTACTAAGGGTGTCAAACGTATTGAACTGCTCTTCCCGATTGAAATAAAAGATTTCGATGAGTATAGCGTGACTGGACCGATATTCCCATACAAACTTTCACTTACTCTCTTATCTGGCACTGATTCTCTGACGTATCTACACCTATATAATTGCTGGCTAGCAAAAGAACCTGCAGACTTTTCTGGATTGAAAAACCTAACAACAATTGTGATGGATAGACTCGTTGAAGATTATTATACGCACATGTTGTCGCAGTTGTTTTCAGAATGTCTCCAAATTGAGGACGCCACCTTTAAGAATTGCAAGCTCAAATGGCCAATTAAAATTACCGGTCCAAAGTTGCGTCATTTGAACATAATTAATTGTGGTTTTGGGGTTTACTCTCCTAAAATGATAGACATTGATGCATTGAATCTCTCATCCTTTGAATTTAGCGGTATCAACACGAAACATATCTCTGTTATGGCTCCAAGGTTATTGAATGTTTTCTGGAATGCAGCTGTAAGAGAGAAAAATCAATACCCGTTTTCTACAATTGCAAAATTAACACATATTGAGAATTTAGCTATGATCATCACTCCTTCACAG ATAGAAGAATTAACAGACGAGTTGGTTCGATTTCAAAATCTTAGacaactagagttatttatcgagggAGCATATGATCCCAATATGGACTACTTTTGGATTTTAGATATTGCAATGGCTTCTCAACATCTCCACAAATTTTCGCTGACG gtTAGAAATCTACAACCAGAACATTCACATATGGTTGGATTCAAGAGGCAAAAAAGAGAATATGCAGGGTTTActcataataatttgaaatatgtgaAGTTTTGTGGTTGTGTTTGCTCCATAAATGTTATCGCGTTAGCTAGTCACCTATTGAGGAATGCAAGTTCGCTTGAGAAAATGACTTTCAGTTCTTGTGACAAATTCTATATAGGTGTCGGTGGATGGACTAACGACTCTGATGGTTGTTGTGGGTTTGAACATAATATTATTCATGAGATGCTTAAAGATGAAGTAAATGAACAATGTCAACTTATAATTCTATAG